GCCGCCCGCGCGGGCTTCTTCCAGAATCTCGAAAAGGGCGTCGACCTTCGCGGAGGGCTCCTTCCACGGCGCGTCGGGTTCCAGCGGCAGGAGCTGGAGGTGGCAGCAGGCCTGCCGCAGGCGGGTAAGGGCGGTGAGCATGGCCATGGTCCGCTTTCCGGGGCTGCCTTGCTTGCCCGATTGCTCGAAGACTTCCTTCCGCCCGGCTTCCAGGACCGATTGGTAGACCTGGCGCTGCTCGGCGCTTAGGTCGCAGTAGGTGACGCTTTCCAGCTTCGGCGGGATTTCCTGGGCCACGTCGGCCTTCGTGCGGCGGAGGAGGAAGGGGTGGATGCGCTGGCGCAGGCGCTTGAGGGCGGGGGCGTCCTGGTGCTTCACGATCGGCACCTCATACCTTTCCCGGAAGAGCGGCGCGGCGCCCAGGTAGCCGGGCATGAGGAAGTCGAACATCGACCAAAGGTCCAGGAGGCTGTTTTCCAACGGCGTGCCGGTGAGGATGAGCCGCTGGGCGGCCCGCGCGCCGACGGCCTTCACGGCCTGGGCGTTTTGGCTGAAGCGGTTCTTGATGGCCTGCGCCTCGTCCAGGATGACGGCGTCGAAGTCGAGCGCCTGGTGCTTTTCCACGTCCCGCCGCAGGAGGGCGTAGGAGGTGATGAGGAGGTCGCACTGGGCGGCGCGGGCCCAGGCCTCGTGCCGGTCGGCGCCGTGGAGGACCAGGGTCTTCAGCTCCGGGGCGAAGCGCTCCGCCTCCCGCTGCCAGTTGACCAGGAGGCTGGTCGGCGCGATGACCAGGGAGGGCCGCCCCCGTTTGCGGGAGGCCAGGTAGGCGAGGACCTGGACGGTTTTGCCCAGGCCCATTTCGTCGGCCAAAATGCCGGCCAGGCCGTTGGCCTCCAGCCGGTGGAACCAGGTGACGCCCTCCTTTTGGTAGGGGCGCAGGATTTTTTCCAAATGGGGAGGGCAGGGCGGCGGCGCGGCCTCCACCAGGCGGCTGGGCGCTTTCCAAGAAACGGGAAGCAGGCCGGTGTCCCGCAAGGCCGATTCGAGGTAGGAGGCGTCCCGCTTGGCGATCTTGGCCTCTCCCAGTCCGGCGGCGGGGTCGCAGTCGGCCAGTACCTCCCGCCAGTTTTCGATGGCGCCGGAGGGGAGGAGGGCGATCTGGCCGGAGGGGAGGCGGCGGTGGGTGCGGCCGGTTTGCAGGAGCTGCTGGACTTCGCCGGGGGTGAGCTGGACCGCGCCGTCCTGGCTGCGGAACTCGGTCGTGACTTGGAGCCAGTCGCCGCCGGATTGGAGGTGGACGCGGGGCTCGACGACGCGGCAGGAGCCGAGCAGCGCGGCCAGGCGGGGAGAGAGCTCGACCTGCCACTCCCGCTGCCAGCGGGGCAGGTGGTTGGCCAGGAAGGCGATGACGGCTTCCTCCCCGCCGAGGATTTGGCGTTCGCCCGGCTTTGGGCCGAAGCCGGCCTCCGCCAGTGCGGCGCGGGCGCGGTTTTCCGCCGCCGGGGAGCGGCCTAGATAGCATAGAGGCCGGGCCGGATCGGGCAGCCAGCGGCCCGGCGCGTCGGCGGCGGGGGCGGAAAAGGAGGGGCTGCTCAGGAGGATGCGGTGGTCGCCGTAGCGGGCTTCCAGGCGGCAGGAGAGG
This DNA window, taken from Verrucomicrobium sp., encodes the following:
- a CDS encoding DEAD/DEAH box helicase; the encoded protein is MAAITRDFLAKVGGWPVLNEASSLQKAGRVAAVSLDGAFLTGQLRLTTGNLTARLKISDRLSEVENLCSCRQARERGTVCPHVVALGLEWIERQNGKASPPPSASVPDPIAPATPSRLLSRAEAPAGTPVLHATLLLPLAFAEAWRSGKMRVILEAASVPGEPSLPWEAALKKAGAKPHGPLAVQEGMLDALRVLERQGGLSGMAILSAAAFDAFFRALRGVSGAWLGKKTNLAVRAATQRPFIQVTPLPDGRFRAEAPHAEAPGEWLPSPGGRWRFDSSSLEEHPPLPPSLQRLGNQPLILSREELPHLLQLPSLAQGLDIRLGQEIAWEEAVPTLAAEIDGDLKGLSCRLEARYGDHRILLSSPSFSAPAADAPGRWLPDPARPLCYLGRSPAAENRARAALAEAGFGPKPGERQILGGEEAVIAFLANHLPRWQREWQVELSPRLAALLGSCRVVEPRVHLQSGGDWLQVTTEFRSQDGAVQLTPGEVQQLLQTGRTHRRLPSGQIALLPSGAIENWREVLADCDPAAGLGEAKIAKRDASYLESALRDTGLLPVSWKAPSRLVEAAPPPCPPHLEKILRPYQKEGVTWFHRLEANGLAGILADEMGLGKTVQVLAYLASRKRGRPSLVIAPTSLLVNWQREAERFAPELKTLVLHGADRHEAWARAAQCDLLITSYALLRRDVEKHQALDFDAVILDEAQAIKNRFSQNAQAVKAVGARAAQRLILTGTPLENSLLDLWSMFDFLMPGYLGAAPLFRERYEVPIVKHQDAPALKRLRQRIHPFLLRRTKADVAQEIPPKLESVTYCDLSAEQRQVYQSVLEAGRKEVFEQSGKQGSPGKRTMAMLTALTRLRQACCHLQLLPLEPDAPWKEPSAKVDALFEILEEARAGGHRLLVFSQFVKLLKLIGARLEKEEIPYAYLDGATENRQAVIDRFQSGSEPLFLISLKAGGAGLNLTAADTVVHCDPWWNPAVEEQATARAHRMGQTRVVTSYKLIARGTVEEKILQLQERKKELVAQTLLGEEAFLANLTQTEWEELLS